TTGACGGCGGCACGTCCACGGCTCGTAGGGTGGGGTATGAGCAGTGCCACGTCGCTGCCGCCCGGGCCCGCGTTGCCCCGGACGGTGCAGGCCGCCCTGATGTTGCGGTACTGGCCCCGGTTCGTGTCGGCCTGCCGGCGCCGTTACGGCGATGTCTTCACCCTGCGGATCGCGGCGATGGGCACCATGGTGTACCTGGCCGACCCGGCCGACATCAAGGTGGTGTTCGCCGGCGATCCGACGATCTTCCATGCCGGGGAAGCGAATTCGGTGTTGAGCAGCCTGCTCGGTGCCAGCTCGGTGCTGGTGATCGACGAGGACGAACATCGCGAACGCCGCCGGCAGATGCTGCCTGCGTTCCACCGCGACGCCGTGGCCCGCCAGACCGAGGTGATGACCGAGATCGCCGCGGAGAACGTCGCGGGCTGGCCGGTGGGCACGCCGTTCCCCGTGGCGCCGAAGATGGCCGAGATCACCCTGGAGGTGATCCTTCGGACCGTGATCGGGGCGTCGGATCCGGCCCGGCTGTCCGCGCTGCGGGCGGTGATGCCCCGGCTGCTGAGTGTGGGTCCGTGGGAGACGCTGGCGGTCGCGAGCCCTGGGCTGCGGCGTCGACGGCCATGGCGGACGTTGCAGCGCAACATCGAGGAGGCCGACCGGCTGCTGTACGCCGAGATCGCCGATCGGCGTGCCGACCCCGAGCTGGCCACGCGCACCGACGTGCTGGCCATGCTGGTCCGCGCCGCCGATGAGGACGGGCGCACCATGACCGACCGGCAGCTGCGTGATCAGCTCATGACGCTGCTCGCCGCCGGGCATGAGACCACCGCGACCGGTCTGTCCTGGGCGCTGGAACGGCTGACCCGCCATCCCGCGGTGCTGGACAAGGCGGTGCAGGCGGCCCGCGGCGGCGACGACGATTACCTGGACGCGGTGGCCAGGGAGACGTTGCGGATCCGGCCCGTGGTGTTCGATGTCGGGCGGGTGCTGAAGCAGCCCGTCGAAGTCGCCGGGTACCGGCTCCCGGCCGGGGTGATGGTGGCGCCGGGCATCGGTCTCGTGCACGAACGCGACGATGTGTATCCGGCGGCCGACCGGTTCGACCCGGACCGGATGCTCGGCGTGACGCACGGCCCGACCACCTGGTTCCCGTTCGGCGGCGGCAACCGCCGGTGCCTGGGGGCGACGTTCGCGATGGTGGAGATGCGCGTGGTGCTGCGCGAAATCCTGCGCCGGGTGGACCTTTTCACCACGACCGCCGCCGGCGAGACGCAACGGGTCAAGCACGTGACGCTCGTCCCGCACCGTGGCGCGCAGATCTGTGTGCGGGCGGTGCGGGAGCCGAGCGGGGTCAGCGCCGCTCCCGCGTCTGTGGCGGATGGTCTTGTGTAATCGCATCGGTCACATTGGCACCAAGAAGTCGTTGGGTATGTGAGTGGGAAACCCGATATCACCGGCGATATCAGGTTTCCAACCCATTGGTCACTCCCCAACCGAGGCGGGAGTGACACGTGTGACCACCGCCGAACTCTGTCGGCGCCGTCCGCTGCTCAGCCGATCCGGTAGTCGGGCAGGTCGATGTCGTCGCGCACGCTGCCGGCGAACAGCCCCGCCACCGGGCGTCCCATGTTCATCGCGTGCAGGGCCAGATTGCGGAACCACAAGCCGAACCGGGTTCTGGTGGCGAAAAAGCCCAGCATCCGTTCGGCACCGGCCTGCTTGCCGGCGATGAAGGGCCGCAACTGCGATTCGTACCGTTCGAAGGCGAGCCGGTGATCTCCGTCGGCGCGGGCGAATTCCCCGGCCAGGGCATAGGCTTCGGTGATCGCCAGGCCGGTGCCCTCGCCGCCGAGCAGTGAAATGCAGCCGGCCGCATCGCCGATCAGCAGCACCCGTTCGCGTGACCAGGTGTCCATCCGGATCTGGCTGACCACGTCGAAGAACAGATCGTCGACGCCGTCCACCGCGGCCAGGATCTCGCGGCATTCCCAGCCGGCGTCGTCGAACTGGTTGTGCAACTGCTCTTTTGGTGTCAGACCGTGGTCGTCGTGCTCGTCGCGGAACACGAACAGGAACATGGTGCGGCCGCCGCGCAGCGTGAAGCGTCCGATCTGCCGGCCCGGGGTGTTGTACGTGACGTACGCATCGGGATCGCCCCCGCCGGCGTAGCCGTCGACCATGCAGGCGGCCACCTTGCAGCCCAGATAGTGCTCGAACCGTTCCTCCGGTCCGAACACCAGCCCGCGCACGTTGGAGTGCAGGCCATCGGCGCCGATGACGAGGTCGAAATCGTCGGCCGGGCCGTTCTCGAATGTCACCCGCACCCGGTCGGGGTGTTGGTCGATGCCGGTGATGCTGTCGCCGAACACCGTCGGCACGGCGTTCTCGACGGTGCGGTAGATCGCGGCGGCCAGATCCCCGCGGGGCAGGCTGGTGAAGTCGTTGCCGATCATGCGCCGGAACACCTCGACACCGAGTTCGGCGTTGGTGGAGCCGTCGGATCCGACCGAGCGCACGCACTGCACCTCGTAGCCGGCGTCCCGGACCGCGGGCTCGATGCCCATCTGCCGGGCCACCCGGTAGCCGATGCCCCAGAAGTCGATCATGTAACCGCCGGTGCGGAATGCGGGCGCCCGCTCGATCAGCGTCGGCGCATGACCCGTCCGGTGCAGCCAGTGCGCGAGCGCCGCCCCGGCGACTCCTGCTCCACTGATGGCTATCCGCATGACGATTCGATGGTACGGGCAGTGCTTCGGGTGACGACGGACCACTGGTCCGAGGGTGATCGTCGAAAAGTTTGACGGCCGCGTTCGTGCCGGTCTTCGCCAAGGCTGTCGGTCGCGCGTGCCAAGCTGAGGTCATGGCTGCGAAACGCTCCCCGCGTCGGGCCGACCTCGTGCTTTCCGGGGGTGGGGTGAAGGGCATCGGCCTGGTGGGCGCCGTCGCCGCACTCCGGGACGCGGGGTACGCGGTCGGGCGGATCTCGGGCACCTCGGCCGGCTCATTGGTGGGCGCGGTGGTGGCCGCGGCGACACACGGCGACCCGCTGCCCAGTGAGCAACTGCGCGAACTGGCGCTGAGCGTGCCCTACCGCAAGTTCCGCGACAGCGGGCCGGTCGAACGCATCCCGGTGCTCGGGACGGCGTGGGGCCTGCTGCGCGAGACGGGGATCTACCGGGGTGACTTCGCGTATGACTGGATCCGTAGCGAGCTGAAAAACTTGGGCGTCAAGACCTTTGGTGATCTTGCCGTCGCCGACGAGGATCTGTTGCCCGAGCGCCGCTACCGGCTCGTGGTCACCGTCACCGACGTGACGACGGGTCAACTGGTGCGGCTGCCGTGGGACTACCGACGGGTCTACGGGCTGGATCCCGACGAGCAACTCGTCGCCGATGCCGTCCGGGCCTCGATGGCCATTCCGTTCCTGTTCCACCCCGTCACGCTGGAGTCCGCGGAGGGGCAACCGTGCACGCTGGTCGACGGTGGGGTGCTGTCGAACTTCCCGATCGACTCCTTCGACCGGCCCGACGCTGCCGAGCCGCGGTGGCCGACCTTCGGGGTGACGGTGGTGCCGTACCTGCCCGCGCCGTCGGCCCAGCAGCTCATCCCTGGGCTCGGGATGTTGGGCTGCGGTGAGCCGACGTTTCTGGAGAAGCTGATCACCGCGATGCTGGTGGGTCACGATCAGGCCCATCTCAGCCAACCGTGGGTGAAGGTTCGGGCGATCCAGGTGGATTCGACCGATGTCGGCGTGCTGGATTTCGACATCACCCGCAACGAGGCCGAGGCGCTCTAC
The genomic region above belongs to Mycolicibacterium sp. HK-90 and contains:
- a CDS encoding cytochrome P450, with the translated sequence MSSATSLPPGPALPRTVQAALMLRYWPRFVSACRRRYGDVFTLRIAAMGTMVYLADPADIKVVFAGDPTIFHAGEANSVLSSLLGASSVLVIDEDEHRERRRQMLPAFHRDAVARQTEVMTEIAAENVAGWPVGTPFPVAPKMAEITLEVILRTVIGASDPARLSALRAVMPRLLSVGPWETLAVASPGLRRRRPWRTLQRNIEEADRLLYAEIADRRADPELATRTDVLAMLVRAADEDGRTMTDRQLRDQLMTLLAAGHETTATGLSWALERLTRHPAVLDKAVQAARGGDDDYLDAVARETLRIRPVVFDVGRVLKQPVEVAGYRLPAGVMVAPGIGLVHERDDVYPAADRFDPDRMLGVTHGPTTWFPFGGGNRRCLGATFAMVEMRVVLREILRRVDLFTTTAAGETQRVKHVTLVPHRGAQICVRAVREPSGVSAAPASVADGLV
- a CDS encoding patatin-like phospholipase family protein codes for the protein MAAKRSPRRADLVLSGGGVKGIGLVGAVAALRDAGYAVGRISGTSAGSLVGAVVAAATHGDPLPSEQLRELALSVPYRKFRDSGPVERIPVLGTAWGLLRETGIYRGDFAYDWIRSELKNLGVKTFGDLAVADEDLLPERRYRLVVTVTDVTTGQLVRLPWDYRRVYGLDPDEQLVADAVRASMAIPFLFHPVTLESAEGQPCTLVDGGVLSNFPIDSFDRPDAAEPRWPTFGVTVVPYLPAPSAQQLIPGLGMLGCGEPTFLEKLITAMLVGHDQAHLSQPWVKVRAIQVDSTDVGVLDFDITRNEAEALYNKGYAATTEFLTTWDWPAYLDRFRRAHRVGPG
- a CDS encoding FAD-binding domain, whose protein sequence is MRIAISGAGVAGAALAHWLHRTGHAPTLIERAPAFRTGGYMIDFWGIGYRVARQMGIEPAVRDAGYEVQCVRSVGSDGSTNAELGVEVFRRMIGNDFTSLPRGDLAAAIYRTVENAVPTVFGDSITGIDQHPDRVRVTFENGPADDFDLVIGADGLHSNVRGLVFGPEERFEHYLGCKVAACMVDGYAGGGDPDAYVTYNTPGRQIGRFTLRGGRTMFLFVFRDEHDDHGLTPKEQLHNQFDDAGWECREILAAVDGVDDLFFDVVSQIRMDTWSRERVLLIGDAAGCISLLGGEGTGLAITEAYALAGEFARADGDHRLAFERYESQLRPFIAGKQAGAERMLGFFATRTRFGLWFRNLALHAMNMGRPVAGLFAGSVRDDIDLPDYRIG